Genomic window (Saccharothrix australiensis):
CTCTTCACGCGCGCCTGCACGGTGGCGTGCTCGCCCAGCTCCAGGCCCTTGATCTCGGTGAGCTTGCCGCGCTCGTCGTACCGGCGCGGGTAGTGCCGCAGCAGGTCGCCGACCGTGGTCAGGCCGAGCCCGGCCGCCAGCGCGTCGGCGCTCTTCTTCCCGAGCACCGACACCAGCTTGTCGTCGAAGGTCGTCATCCCGGCCTATTCAACTACTCGACACCGACAACGAGCACGGCGCCGGGCTGACCGCCCGGATACGCCGCCATCTCCACCTCCGGGTGGGTCACGCGGAGGTGGTGCTCCACCTCGTCCGCGAGCCCGTCGGGCGCGTCCTCCCCGAGCAGCACCGTCACCAGCTCCCCTCCACCCGCGAGCATCCGGTCCACCAGCCGGCACGCCAGCGCCGCCACGTCGGCCGGGCCGGGCTCGATCAACAGGACCTCGCCGTCCAGCATCCCCAGCAGGTCGCCGGGCCGGCACGGGCCGACCCACGTGATCGCCTCCCGCTCGGACACCCTGACCTCGCCCCGCCTGGTCGCGGCGGCGGCCTCGGCCATCGCCACCACGTCGTCGCCCGCCCGCCGCGACGGGTCGTGCACGGCCAGCGCGGACAGCGCCTGCACCGGGGAGAACGTCGGCACCACGACCACGTCCTGCCCGGCCTCGGCGGCCTGGGCGACCACCTCCGCCAGCGGTTCCCGCAGGTCGGGGTCGCCGGGCAGCAGCGTCACGTGCCGGGCGCGGGTGCTCACGACCACCGCGAGCAGGTCGGCGACGTCGTCGGTCGGCCCGGCCACCACCGCGCCCTCGGACCGGAACAGCTCGCGGGCGCCGTCGCCCTCGACGAGCACCACCACCGCGCGGTCCCGCACGAACCGGGGCGCCTGGGCGGCGATCTGGTCGGCGAACCGCGCCACCGTGATCCGGTGCGGACGCCCCTCGGCGATGCCCGCCTCGACGGCCGCGCCGATGTCGTTGCAGTGGACGTGCACCGTCCAGCCGCCCATGCCGTCGCCGACCACGGAGACGCAGTCGCCCAGCGCGCCGAGCCGCCGCTTGAGGCGCTCGGCGTCGGGCGTGCCGTCGAGCAGGTACATGACCTCGTACTCGTACTCGGCGGACCCGGCCTCCCGCGCGGTGGTCAGCGACTCGGGCGGGCGGGGCGGCGCGGCGGCGGGCGGCGGTTCCACCGCCTGGCCGGTGATCACCGCGACCAGCGCGTCCAGCAGCACGACGAGGCCCTTCGCGCCCGCGTCCACCACGCCCGCCTTGGCCAGGACGGCGAGCTGGCGCGGCGTGTCGGCCAACGCCCGCGCGCCGGCGCCCGCGGCGGCG
Coding sequences:
- a CDS encoding DAK2 domain-containing protein, whose amino-acid sequence is MQVLDAVAVRRWADACVRSLDANRDDIDRINVFPVPDGDTGTNLSQTMRSAQDSLLRTRADSAGQALAALARGALAGARGNSGVILSQVLRGLAEAAQGASTAGGQAMRAALRRADELATAAVSRPVPGTVLTVLHAAAEAARDCPSDELDAVVTAAAGAGARALADTPRQLAVLAKAGVVDAGAKGLVVLLDALVAVITGQAVEPPPAAAPPRPPESLTTAREAGSAEYEYEVMYLLDGTPDAERLKRRLGALGDCVSVVGDGMGGWTVHVHCNDIGAAVEAGIAEGRPHRITVARFADQIAAQAPRFVRDRAVVVLVEGDGARELFRSEGAVVAGPTDDVADLLAVVVSTRARHVTLLPGDPDLREPLAEVVAQAAEAGQDVVVVPTFSPVQALSALAVHDPSRRAGDDVVAMAEAAAATRRGEVRVSEREAITWVGPCRPGDLLGMLDGEVLLIEPGPADVAALACRLVDRMLAGGGELVTVLLGEDAPDGLADEVEHHLRVTHPEVEMAAYPGGQPGAVLVVGVE